The genomic interval ATCACGCAAAAATAAATTTACCGGAATCATCCCCCGTTTATTTAGACCAAGTTTTATAATAGCCTCGATTGTAAATACTGCCTCATGTTCGTCAAATTCGTATTTAATGCCGAGCTCGTTTAATTTATTCAAGACTTCCTGCAAAATTTATAGACCTCCCGGAAAATTTTTACCGCTAATAAATATATCACAAAAAAATAAATCCCCTCTCACATTAAGCAAGAGGGAATCTATAATATATAGAGTAACTTACTTCTTTCTGAATATCATAGTGCCGCACAAAGCAAATAATATAATTCCCGCAAAGCCCATATTACACCCGCCGGATTTGTTATTAGCTTGGCCGCTGTTACTTGAAGCAGATATTATCATGCCGCTTTCTTTATTTCCATTCTCACTATCAGCAATAATATTAATTTCCTGAGTCTTAAGCTCAAGACTTCCCGCTGAAGATTTCGCAAATACTGTGAATTCTCCGGTTACGAGTTCGCCCGGCAATGTGAAAGTCTCATCATCAGAAATAATTATATCGCCTGAAATTTCCTGTGAATCAATAAAGATTTTCACGTCAGATACTTCTGTGATAATTCCTGAAGCATTAACCCATTCGCCGATCTCGAAAATTAAATCCTTCCCGGCCTCAACAGTTACGGAATTCTCTAATTTTTCGTCGCCGCTGACAAGATATAATGCCGTCTGAATGCTGCCTGAATTTCCGCTGATTTCGCCGCTGTCATCGTCTTCAAGTGTAATAACCGGCTCGCTTGTTTCGTCATAAATTTCAAGATCTGACTCGTTATCGTTCGTGCTGAGGGTGTTATTTCTGCTTCCTGACGCATTATTAATAACAAGCTCAAAATTTTTTGTTGCTGAACCGGCCTCGTTTTTGACAGTTATAGAGAATTTATAAGTGCCTGCCTTCTTAGGAGTTCCTGAAATTACGCCCGTTTTAGAGTTGAGCTTGAGTCCTGAAGGAAGAGTCCCCGATTTGGAAAATTTCAATGTGCCTGAACCTGACGCTGTAATTGTCGCCTCGTAACGAGTTTTTACAGTTCCATCCGGTAAGCTCGTAATATCAATAGAGGGCGGGTCGCCTGCGTCAATCTCTATTGTAAATTCCCTTGAGTCTGAGCCTGCTTTATTCTTAGCTGTTATCTCGAATTTATAAGTGCCTGCTTTCTTTGCTGCTCCTGAAATTATGCCATTTTTCGAGTCGAGTTTGAGTCCGCTCGGGAAGCTGCCTTTTTTGCTCCATTTGAGATCTGTTCCATCAGCTTCTAAGGCTACATTATATTCTTCACGTAATACGGCAATCGGGAGACTTTCTGTAATAATAGCAGGTTTCTCCGGCAATACTTTAATTTTCACGCTTTGAGTCTTTGAGCCTGCTGGATTCTCTGCTTTGACCTTGAATGAATAAGTGCCTGCTTTCGTAAATATGCCGCTGACTTTGCCCTCGTCCTCGTCAAAATAAACGCCTTCAGGTAATTTGCTGCTTACTAGAGTCCATGTTATGGGAGTCGCTCCTGTTGCCTCAAGAATTGCCGAATATTCCGCGTTGATTGTCGCATCAGCAAGTGATTTAGTTATGATCTTAGGCTTTGTTAGGCTCTCTTCCTCGTCATCACCGGCCGGGTATGCAGGATTATACGCGATATTTATCGAGCAGCTTTTATCGACATATCCCCCGTGAGCTCCTGTTATTCGCAGGGTAAAGTAGAAAATTTTCCACTGGCCTCTGGGAACGCCTTTGAAATATATATAATTGCCTGAAGATATGAGCGTTAATCCCGATGGAGCTGTTCCGCTTGTTATACGAACTCTATATGGACCGACTCCCCCGTTCACGCGTATATAATCATAATATGACGTGCCTATTTTGCCGGGTAAATAATTCCATGTTGTTGACATGCTCGAGTCTCTTGTTTCGGTTCTATATTTGTTA from Synergistaceae bacterium carries:
- a CDS encoding putative Ig domain-containing protein produces the protein MRTKKFAGLFILALAAVFIFAGSSFADSYGYYIVDRDSPYHVSKWESIAANTTMYSVFPDYRYVNGSEYTWRKFNSNCFYFARWVTNRIKNVDFKAYTSDYRAIYTPSINGAYKLLAQHFGSVTEQQVKNAFANVQEGDVIQMRGWSSKSQHTMVIAKKYSDGFTTLEGNRPNNTVRNYSITFSEFAKWIKDAGSVGGFSIYHFGADTVIRPSINNYPKANIAIAGVPYSYQCTATGTNITWATDVTGSTYVLPGLSINSSTGLISGTPSHTSQGKTSHFAISYTFQILASNSAGGSSRAGKIFVYEPPNITTSSTLPNGKQGVYYSQNIQAEGTEFTMTWKLKSGSLPPGLKFNGPNNKRTATISGTPTQPGTYVFTIELFNLVGNPETTTTKTFTLKIDGAEIPYEPRISTTYTFKEATLGEYYSDYIRVDLDKYVWFQNFGELPPGLEITRSGKYLYLRGTPRVTGSYNFAITIYKMVNTTFTGQKSFSFTVSVVNKYRTETRDSSMSTTWNYLPGKIGTSYYDYIRVNGGVGPYRVRITSGTAPSGLTLISSGNYIYFKGVPRGQWKIFYFTLRITGAHGGYVDKSCSINIAYNPAYPAGDDEEESLTKPKIITKSLADATINAEYSAILEATGATPITWTLVSSKLPEGVYFDEDEGKVSGIFTKAGTYSFKVKAENPAGSKTQSVKIKVLPEKPAIITESLPIAVLREEYNVALEADGTDLKWSKKGSFPSGLKLDSKNGIISGAAKKAGTYKFEITAKNKAGSDSREFTIEIDAGDPPSIDITSLPDGTVKTRYEATITASGSGTLKFSKSGTLPSGLKLNSKTGVISGTPKKAGTYKFSITVKNEAGSATKNFELVINNASGSRNNTLSTNDNESDLEIYDETSEPVITLEDDDSGEISGNSGSIQTALYLVSGDEKLENSVTVEAGKDLIFEIGEWVNASGIITEVSDVKIFIDSQEISGDIIISDDETFTLPGELVTGEFTVFAKSSAGSLELKTQEINIIADSENGNKESGMIISASSNSGQANNKSGGCNMGFAGIILFALCGTMIFRKK